Proteins found in one Columba livia isolate bColLiv1 breed racing homer chromosome 11, bColLiv1.pat.W.v2, whole genome shotgun sequence genomic segment:
- the SKOR1 gene encoding SKI family transcriptional corepressor 1: MEAIASQMGNGRDASSSPNSKQELQPYQGSNTLKPNQVGETSLYGVPIVSLVIDGQERLCLAQISNTLLKNYSYNEIHNRRVALGITCVQCTPVQLEILRRAGAMPISSRRCGMITKREAERLCKSFLGEHKPPKLPENFAFDVVHECAWGSRGSFIPARYNSSRAKCIKCSYCSMYFSPNKFIFHSHRTPDSKYTQPDAANFNSWRRHLKLSDKTATEELSHAWEDVKAMFNGGTRKRTFSLQGAAGGGPGAGSPAAKAALHPPPPAGPELAPAHKSLRCSGQEPAGDRGALGLPAAHGGAAGAHGGAGAVRSYPVIPVPSKGFGMLQKLPPPLFPHPYGFPAAAFGLCPKKQEDALGGAGGGEAGKGGALPPGMFWGPPHPHPHQPAQPPHQPGAAKDTGVYPSFPVFWPAAGSLPVPPYPAQSQAKAAATAVVVAAAAAAAAAAAEPPGLSGRHGELEGSEPSGSGRSSATPQEGAGAEGERCPSALSRAAGEEERSGDEALLPPLPLPRKGSYLSAFRPVVKDAESIAKLYGTREAYGGAGPRGPGYLSPDFLSEGSSSYRSLSPGGDTAEEPEVDVESNRFPEDEEEDAVAAAAPAEGREPPPPRLLAGTEDPPPLAGADGPEEKAGDLAAEEGCQQPDRSPERSSSSGGYEVYAPERGEHLQPLKTAASLGAPAAYLCTPEAKEQDKEDNHSAAEDLETRKSYQDQRNVSHPSPVNTDRGEDGLGMDAAGTQLVEKDIENLARDELQKLVLEQMELRKKLERDFQSLKDNFQDQMKRELAYREEMVQQLQIVRDTLCNELDQERKARYAIQQKLKEAHDALHHFSCKMLTPRHCTGNCSFKPPLLPQ; this comes from the exons ATGGAGGCGATCGCCAGTCAgatgggaaatgggagagatgCAAGCTCCTCCCCAAATTCAAAGCAAGAGCTGCAGCCGTACCAGGGCTCCAATACCCTCAAGCCCAATCAAGTGGGTGAGACCTCTCTGTACGGCGTGCCCATCGTGTCCCTGGTCATCGACGGGCAGGAGCGGCTGTGCCTGGCGCAGATCTCCAACACGCTGCTCAAGAACTACAGCTACAATGAGATCCACAACCGGCGGGTGGCCCTGGGCATCACCTGCGTGCAGTGCACGCCAGTGCAGCTGGAGATCCTGCGGCGGGCCGGGGCCATGCCCATCTCCTCCCGCCGCTGCGGCATGATCACCAAGCGGGAGGCGGAGCGGCTCTGCAAGTCCTTCCTGGGCGAGCACAAGCCGCCCAAGCTGCCCGAGAACTTCGCCTTCGACGTGGTGCACGAGTGCGCCTGGGGCTCTCGGGGCAGCTTCATCCCGGCCCGTTACAACAGCTCCCGCGCCAAGTGCATCAAGTGCAGCTACTGCAGCATGTACTTCTCCCCCAACAAGTTCATCTTCCACTCCCACCGCACCCCGGACTCCAAGTACACCCAGCCCGACGCTGCCAACTTCAACTCCTGGCGCCGTCACCTCAAGCTCAGTGACAAGACGGCCACGGAGGAGCTGTCGCACGCTTGGGAGGATGTCAAGGCCATGTTCAACGGCGGCACCCGCAAGCGGACCTTCTCCTTGCAAGGGGCTGCCGGTGGCGGGCCCGGTGCCGGTTCCCCGGCCGCCAAGGCCGCGTTGcacccgccgccgcccgccggccCCGAGCTGGCCCCGGCGCACAAGAGCCTGCGCTGCAGCGGGCAGGAGCCGGCGGGTGACCGCGGGGCGCTGGGGCTGCCGGCGGCGCatggcggggcggcgggcgcgcacggcggggcgggcgcggtGCGCAGCTACCCGGTGATCCCTGTGCCCAGCAAGGGCTTCGGGATGCTGCAGAAGCTGCCGCCGCCGCTCTTCCCCCACCCCTACGGCTTCCCCGCCGCCGCTTTCGGACTTTGCCCCAAAAAACAGGAGGACGCGCTGGGCGGAGCAGGAGGCGGTGAGGCGGGTAAGGGCGGCGCACTGCCCCCCGGCATGTTTTGGGGACCTCCGCACCCCCACCCGCACCAACCGGCCCAGCCACCCCACCAGCCCGGAGCCGCCAAGGACACCGGCGTCTACCCTTCCTTCCCCGTCTTCTGGCCGGCCGCCGGCAGCCTGCCCGTGCCGCCCTACCCGGCTCAGAGCCAGGCCAAGGCGGCGGCCACGGCCGTGGTGGTGGCAGCGgctgcggcggcggcagcggcggcggccgaACCGCCGGGTCTGTCGGGCCGGCACGGCGAGTTGGAGGGCTCGGAGCCGTCGGGCAGCGGGAGGAGCAGCGCTACCCCCCAGGAGGGAGCCGGGGCGGAGGGCGAGCGCTGTCCCAGCGCGTTGTCGCGGGCGGCAGGTGAGGAGGAGCGCTCCGGAGACGAGGCGCTGCTCCCACCGCTGCCCCTGCCCAGGAAGGGCAGCTACCTCTCCGCCTTCCGCCCGGTGGTGAAAGACGCCGAGAGCATCGCCAAGCTCTACGGCACCCGGGAGGCGTACGGCGGAGCGGGCCCCCGCGGGCCCGGCTACCTCTCCCCGGACTTCCTCAGCGAGGGCAGCTCTAGCTACCGTTCGCTCTCACCCGGGGGGGACACGGCCGAGGAGCCCGAAGTGGATGTAGAGTCCAACCGCTTCCcggaggacgaggaggaggacGCCGTCGctgccgccgcccccgccgagggacgggagccgccgccgccccggctGCTGGCCGGTACCGAGGACCCACCGCCGCTCGCCGGGGCCGACGGGCCAGAGGAGAAAGCGGGCGATCTGGCGGCGGAGGAGGGCTGCCAACAGCCCGACCGCAGCCCCGAgcggagcagcagcagtggcgGCTACGAG GTGTACGCGCCGGAGAGGGGGGAGCACCTGCAGCCTCTGAAGACCGCCGCCTCCCTGGGAGCCCCTGCCGCGTACCTGTGCACCCCAGAGGCTAAGG AGCAAGATAAAGAAGACAATCACTCCGCGGCAGAGGATTTAGAGACCAGAAAATCCTATCAGGACCAAAGGAATGTCTCGCATCCCAGCCCTGTAAATACCGACAGAG GGGAGGACGGTCTCGGCATGGATGCTGCCGGGACGCAGCTGGTGGAAAAAGACATCGAAAATTTGGCCCGAG atgagTTACAAAAACTGGTCCTGGAGCAAATGGAATTGAGGAAAAAGCTGGAAAGGGACTTCCAGAGCCTGAAAG aTAACTTCCAGGACCAGATGAAGCGGGAACTGGCGTATAGAGAGGAGATggtgcagcagctccagatCGTCCGAG ATACTCTGTGCAATGAGCTGGACCAGGAGAGGAAAGCGCGCTACGCCATCCAGCAGAAGTTGAAAG AGGCCCACGACGCGCTGCATCATTTCTCCTGCAAAATGCTGACCCCGCGGCACTGCACGGGGAACTGCTCCTTCAAACCGCCTCTGCTGCCCCAGTGA